In one Cotesia glomerata isolate CgM1 unplaced genomic scaffold, MPM_Cglom_v2.3 scaffold_201, whole genome shotgun sequence genomic region, the following are encoded:
- the LOC123274059 gene encoding uncharacterized protein LOC123274059: MVDKKAVIAEELHKPARRNYKRRHVDIRGLDETWQADLVEMIPYATVNKGYKYLLTIIDIFSNAMKSVLQQGRIPKNLHVDQGKRVLQQKEFKDLMKQHKINLYSTFSNLKASICERFNRTLKTKMWREFTARGS, from the exons ATGGTCGACAAAAAGGCAGTCATAGCTGAAGAGCTTCACAAACCAGCTCGCAGGAACTATAAACGTCGTCATGTTGACATCCGAGGTCTCGATGAGACTTGGCAAGCTGACTTGGTTGAGATGATTCCATATGCAACAGTTAATAAAGGATACAAGTATCTGCTTACAATaatagatatattttcaaa TGCTATGAAGTCTGTACTCCAACAAGGTCGTATACCTAAGAATCTCCATGTTGATCAGGGTAAAAGAGTTTTACAACAAAAGGAATTCAAAGATCTGATGAAGCAGCACAAGATAAATCTTTACTCAACATTCAGCAATCTCAAAGCATCTATTTGTGAGCGTTTCAATAGAACACTTAAGACTAAAATGTGGAGAGAATTCACAGCTCGTGGTAGCTAA